The Armatimonadota bacterium DNA window TTAACTCAGCAGCTTTTTATCTGCCATTCACCAACATGCGCAACTCACCCAACACTTCAAGAAAGGATAAAAAGCCCAAATAAAAGACAGCATGCTTAAGCTCGCCATTGCGCACCATGTTTGACCAGGAGAACCCTTTTATTGGCAGTCGAGGCTTCCATGGGAAAAAAGCCGGCACTTGCTTTTGATACTCACGAAATTCATCGCCAAAGATAGCAAGTAAATCTTTCTCCTCTTTTCTAATAGTAGGAAGATAGAAGATCGCAAAGCCGATGATGTATATCACCAATAGCAACCATGCCCTAACAGCCATAACCCCGCCAACACCCAGCAAAAAACTACCAAAATAAAGCGGATTTCGGGTGAGCGCATATGGCCCGTCAATAGCAAGCTGCTTATTCTTTTGGATGTAACCAGCCGCCCACATTCTAAAAGCAATACCTAAAAGTGCGACAGCCACACCAGGCAGAAACAGGCGCTGGTTCGCAAACGCAAGACATGCGCCTGC harbors:
- a CDS encoding isoprenylcysteine carboxylmethyltransferase family protein — protein: MKLSLESVGRYRLIFGYLIAGACLAFANQRLFLPGVAVALLGIAFRMWAAGYIQKNKQLAIDGPYALTRNPLYFGSFLLGVGGVMAVRAWLLLVIYIIGFAIFYLPTIRKEEKDLLAIFGDEFREYQKQVPAFFPWKPRLPIKGFSWSNMVRNGELKHAVFYLGFLSFLEVLGELRMLVNGR